A DNA window from Paenibacillus segetis contains the following coding sequences:
- a CDS encoding SDR family oxidoreductase, with protein MKLQNKVAVVTGAASGMGKSIAELYAKEGAKVIVADLNIEGAEVVAQEIISNGGVAKAIQVNVAKLEDIENMIDTAVSEYGTLDILVNNAGIMDGFEPVGDINDERWDLIFDINTKSVMRAIRKALPIFLEKGAGVIVNTASTGGLNGAHAGATYTASKHAVVGLTKNTGFMYASKGIRCNAIAPGATMTNIGASMKNINEFGMSRTQLSQAVIPRAGSPEEIAKVALFLASDDSSFVNGTVITADAGWTSAF; from the coding sequence ATGAAACTACAAAACAAAGTTGCAGTTGTAACAGGGGCCGCATCAGGCATGGGGAAATCTATTGCAGAATTGTATGCTAAAGAGGGTGCGAAAGTCATTGTAGCTGATCTTAATATAGAAGGTGCAGAAGTAGTTGCCCAAGAAATTATTAGCAATGGCGGAGTAGCAAAAGCAATTCAAGTAAATGTTGCAAAATTAGAAGATATCGAAAATATGATTGATACAGCAGTAAGCGAATATGGAACTTTAGATATTCTCGTTAATAATGCCGGTATTATGGATGGTTTTGAACCAGTTGGCGATATCAATGATGAAAGATGGGATCTAATATTTGATATTAATACCAAAAGTGTCATGCGTGCTATTCGTAAAGCACTACCCATCTTCTTGGAAAAAGGAGCAGGTGTTATCGTGAATACCGCTTCTACTGGCGGATTGAACGGGGCACATGCAGGTGCTACATATACTGCATCCAAACATGCCGTTGTTGGTTTGACGAAAAATACAGGATTTATGTATGCAAGTAAAGGGATTCGTTGTAATGCAATCGCACCTGGTGCTACAATGACTAATATTGGAGCATCTATGAAAAATATAAATGAATTCGGCATGAGCCGTACTCAATTATCACAAGCCGTGATCCCTCGTGCGGGTTCACCAGAAGAAATTGCTAAGGTTGCTTTATTCTTAGCTTCAGATGATTCCAGCTTTGTAAATGGAACAGTTATAACTGCGGATGCTGGTTGGACTTCTGCATTTTAA
- a CDS encoding aldo/keto reductase, with translation MRYVRLGNSGLEVSALGLGTNAFGKRADQDTSTKIIHYALDHGINFIDTANIYAGSESERIIGQALDGRRDQVVLATKAGLVKGNGPNERGSSRYHLQQELDNSLRRLKTEYIDLYQIHTFDPYTPLEETLRTLDDMVSSGKVRYIGASNYAAWELMKALGISERKGYVPYASTQVSYSLADRTPEAELVPFCLDQGVGIIPYFPLAGGILSGKYTSIDQAPPSSRAVTDPSFNRFINERTIALGKNVSKLAAEHGYTPSGISIAWLMDRPAVSTVIVGATRVEQLEANLESVDIHLNSEVTKQLDEISDSFRYSEPFAVYRLT, from the coding sequence ATGAGATATGTTCGTCTCGGAAATAGTGGATTAGAGGTATCGGCATTAGGACTTGGAACCAATGCATTTGGCAAACGGGCTGATCAGGACACATCTACAAAGATCATACATTATGCCTTGGATCACGGGATTAACTTTATAGATACGGCTAATATTTATGCGGGCTCCGAGTCGGAGAGAATTATTGGACAAGCTTTGGACGGAAGACGAGATCAAGTTGTATTAGCGACAAAGGCAGGTTTAGTGAAGGGCAATGGTCCAAATGAGCGAGGTTCTTCGCGCTATCATTTGCAACAGGAGCTAGACAACAGTCTTAGACGCCTAAAGACAGAATATATAGACTTGTATCAAATTCATACCTTTGACCCGTATACTCCGCTGGAAGAAACATTGCGTACCTTGGATGATATGGTTAGTTCAGGTAAGGTTCGTTATATTGGGGCATCTAATTATGCGGCATGGGAGTTAATGAAGGCACTGGGGATTAGCGAACGCAAAGGGTATGTGCCATATGCTTCTACTCAAGTCAGTTATTCTCTCGCAGATCGAACGCCTGAAGCGGAGCTAGTTCCATTTTGCTTAGATCAGGGTGTAGGCATTATTCCCTATTTCCCGCTAGCAGGTGGTATTCTAAGTGGAAAATATACTTCAATAGACCAAGCACCTCCAAGTTCAAGAGCGGTTACTGACCCAAGCTTTAACAGATTTATCAATGAGAGAACGATAGCACTAGGGAAAAATGTAAGTAAGCTAGCGGCAGAGCATGGCTATACGCCTAGTGGGATTTCGATTGCCTGGCTTATGGATCGTCCTGCTGTCTCGACAGTGATCGTGGGTGCTACACGTGTCGAACAATTAGAGGCTAATCTAGAGAGTGTTGATATACATCTCAATTCCGAAGTAACGAAACAGTTGGATGAAATAAGCGATTCATTTCGCTATAGTGAGCCATTCGCTGTTTACCGTCTAACCTAA
- a CDS encoding CD3324 family protein: MKYVNADLIFPEELLQEIQKYVHGGLVYIPKREESRKKWGENSGGRSYLNHRNHEIREKFAAGMTIDQLSGQFCLSFDSIKKIVYVKK; this comes from the coding sequence ATGAAATATGTAAATGCTGATCTTATTTTTCCAGAAGAGCTACTACAGGAAATACAGAAATACGTTCATGGTGGCCTCGTGTATATCCCTAAACGTGAAGAATCACGTAAGAAATGGGGCGAAAATTCAGGCGGCAGGAGCTATCTGAATCATAGAAACCATGAGATCCGCGAGAAGTTTGCCGCCGGGATGACGATTGATCAACTTTCAGGTCAATTTTGTCTTTCCTTCGATAGTATTAAGAAGATTGTTTATGTTAAAAAGTAG
- a CDS encoding glycosyltransferase family 4 protein, giving the protein MRIAVFSDTFVPQVNGVALTLKRWTDYLSIQGVECKLFVPTEPEPVYEDLVCRLASIPFWAYPEYRFVIPNLLRIRHELTQFKPDIVHIATPFNVGLAGLYAAQKLHVPIVASYHTHFDQYLESYWFPFAHSWYWSYMKWFHRNCRAIFAPSHETINLLQSKGLSDLELWSRGVDCDRFTPSKRSDCVRELYGIKERYLLLFVGRLAPEKDLDVLLQLMHRLPDRIRGQVHWLVVGDGPMMELGRREAPQNVTFTGYRSGEELAVLYATSDLFVFPSSTETFGNVVLEAAASGLPAVVADRGGVTEIVQHGKTGLHAQAGNVESFLAALVDWFDAPDKWQLFRMEAREHAQSRTWEKAMESIYTRCQQIAKAEQPSEVVGSGRIQGEGESA; this is encoded by the coding sequence ATGAGAATTGCTGTTTTTTCAGACACGTTTGTCCCCCAGGTCAATGGCGTCGCACTTACCTTGAAGCGTTGGACTGACTACCTTTCCATTCAGGGGGTTGAATGCAAGTTGTTCGTACCCACGGAACCGGAGCCTGTCTATGAGGATCTAGTGTGCCGGCTTGCCAGTATCCCCTTTTGGGCTTATCCAGAATATCGATTCGTTATTCCAAACTTGCTGCGTATACGTCATGAACTTACTCAGTTCAAACCCGATATTGTTCATATTGCCACCCCATTTAATGTAGGTCTTGCCGGTTTGTATGCCGCTCAAAAGCTTCATGTCCCCATAGTTGCCTCGTATCATACTCATTTCGACCAGTATCTCGAGTCTTATTGGTTTCCGTTCGCACATTCCTGGTACTGGTCATATATGAAATGGTTTCACCGAAACTGCCGCGCTATATTTGCTCCTTCGCATGAGACAATTAATCTATTGCAATCCAAGGGATTGAGTGATCTTGAACTATGGTCGAGAGGGGTTGACTGTGACAGGTTCACGCCCAGTAAGCGTTCCGACTGTGTTCGCGAACTTTATGGGATCAAGGAGCGATATCTGCTGCTATTCGTCGGTCGACTGGCGCCTGAGAAGGACCTGGATGTCTTGCTTCAATTGATGCATCGGTTACCGGACCGCATTCGTGGTCAAGTGCATTGGCTTGTCGTTGGTGATGGTCCGATGATGGAACTAGGCCGCAGAGAAGCTCCGCAGAATGTCACCTTTACCGGCTACCGGAGCGGGGAAGAACTTGCCGTATTGTATGCAACCTCCGATTTATTTGTATTTCCCTCCTCCACGGAAACCTTCGGTAACGTCGTGCTGGAGGCAGCGGCTTCCGGTCTGCCTGCTGTAGTAGCCGACAGAGGAGGCGTGACCGAGATTGTCCAGCATGGAAAAACCGGCTTACACGCTCAAGCGGGAAATGTTGAGAGCTTTCTTGCGGCTCTGGTCGACTGGTTCGACGCACCTGACAAATGGCAACTGTTTCGTATGGAGGCGAGGGAACATGCGCAATCCCGCACTTGGGAAAAAGCAATGGAGTCGATTTACACTCGCTGTCAGCAGATTGCAAAAGCAGAGCAACCATCGGAGGTAGTTGGAAGTGGACGTATTCAGGGAGAAGGTGAGTCCGCTTGA
- a CDS encoding UDP-glucose dehydrogenase family protein encodes MKIAVIGTGYVGLVTGASLAHLGHQVVCIDVDKDKIMLLQSGGMPIWEPGLEDMIRDAELKGMLDYSTDASAAVSGSDAVFLTIGTPSSESGEADLSALWSAVHSIAPMLPDNGLLIIKSTVPSGTCEQIESYLRKRLPFSSRIAVAHNPEFLRQGSAVRDFLAPDRLVFGASSPEAYNRLEEIYAPIKSPKIRCGLSEAELIKCASNAFLAMKISYANMMSDLCDALGVSIDAVVEGMGLDRRIGSEFLSAGAGYGGSCFPKDLHALIALASREHLDMELLKATESINRQRIQIIIQKLETALGSLEDKTVTVYGLTFKPNTDDIRESPALRICSMLQEVGARIMVYDPVVTCLPELQVDLTVDMYAAATGSDCVVIVTDWDQFRHLDWGRLRQVMRSSYVLDARNMLDTAEMAVNCERYGLHYMSMGRPSITPDCPINNRAEMTIMT; translated from the coding sequence TTGAAAATTGCAGTCATTGGAACGGGATATGTCGGGTTGGTCACCGGGGCATCCTTGGCTCATCTTGGACACCAAGTGGTATGCATAGATGTAGATAAAGATAAAATCATGCTGCTACAATCCGGTGGTATGCCGATTTGGGAACCGGGGCTTGAGGACATGATCCGTGATGCGGAACTTAAGGGAATGCTGGATTACTCAACAGATGCTTCTGCAGCAGTTTCTGGCAGTGACGCTGTCTTTTTGACAATCGGCACCCCTTCATCAGAATCCGGCGAAGCGGATCTATCCGCCCTATGGTCAGCCGTACATTCGATTGCACCCATGTTACCTGATAATGGACTCTTAATTATCAAAAGTACAGTGCCCTCTGGAACATGCGAACAAATTGAGTCTTATCTGCGCAAACGACTCCCCTTTTCGTCTCGAATTGCTGTTGCACATAATCCCGAGTTTTTGCGGCAAGGTTCTGCTGTCCGGGATTTTCTTGCTCCGGATCGATTGGTTTTCGGGGCTTCCAGCCCGGAAGCGTATAATCGACTGGAAGAAATCTATGCACCAATTAAATCGCCTAAGATAAGGTGTGGACTAAGTGAAGCAGAGTTGATTAAATGTGCTTCCAACGCCTTTTTAGCCATGAAAATATCTTACGCCAATATGATGTCTGATTTATGTGATGCACTTGGGGTTTCGATAGATGCCGTTGTGGAAGGGATGGGCCTTGACCGCCGGATCGGTTCCGAGTTTCTGAGCGCCGGGGCTGGATATGGCGGCTCTTGCTTCCCCAAGGACCTTCACGCGTTAATCGCGTTAGCATCGCGAGAGCATTTGGACATGGAATTGCTGAAGGCAACCGAATCAATTAATAGGCAGCGTATCCAGATTATCATCCAAAAGCTAGAAACCGCACTCGGATCTTTGGAGGATAAGACGGTTACGGTATACGGATTGACCTTTAAGCCGAATACCGATGATATACGTGAGTCACCCGCGCTCAGGATTTGTTCGATGTTGCAAGAAGTAGGGGCGCGTATCATGGTATATGACCCGGTTGTCACATGCTTGCCAGAACTGCAGGTTGATCTTACCGTGGATATGTATGCGGCAGCAACCGGGAGTGATTGCGTGGTGATTGTAACGGATTGGGATCAGTTCCGCCACTTGGACTGGGGCAGATTGAGGCAGGTGATGAGATCGTCGTACGTTCTAGATGCTAGAAATATGCTAGACACTGCGGAGATGGCTGTAAACTGTGAACGATATGGCCTACACTATATGTCCATGGGCCGTCCATCCATAACACCGGATTGTCCCATTAACAATAGAGCTGAAATGACGATAATGACCTAA